The following are encoded together in the Vigna unguiculata cultivar IT97K-499-35 chromosome 2, ASM411807v1, whole genome shotgun sequence genome:
- the LOC114167043 gene encoding primary amine oxidase-like yields the protein MKLFHHLLSLPTLFFFFFFFFCFLQETVSIGPLQLTHPFDPLTKQEITLIQTIVLNKYPTKTNHVKFHYVGLDDPEKATVLKWVSTGAATTRNAFVIAIINSQVHELTINLRSSRVLSDKIHSGNGFPTLTVDEQSDALQLPFKHGPFVESIKKRGLNLSEVVCSGFTVGWYGETQSNKRVLRIECFMKEETANIYVRPINGITILADLEQMKIIDYHDNAVEPVPKAENTEYRASHLKPPFGPRLHSFASYQPDGSGFTIKGHSVSWANWKFHIGYDVRAGVIISTASIYDPEVHKSRSVLYRGYISELFVPYQDPSEEWYYKTFFDAGEFGFGQSMVSLEPLHDCPPHAQFLDAYVVGRDGSPQLLQNAICVFEQYGGISWRHTETGIPHEDIREVRSDVTLIVRSVVTVGNYDNVLDWEFKTSGSIKPAISLSGMLEIKAVDITHNDEIKSDQHGTLVSEHSIGVYHDHYYIYHLDFDIDGVGNSFVKTDLKTVEVSEQSSKRKSYWTTSSEVVKSESDAKIKLGFSPSELAVVNPNKKTSTGNEVGYRLIPNAAAHPLLTEDDFPQTRGAFTNYNVWVTPYNRTEKWAGGLYVDQSRGDDTLAVWTKQNRGIENKDIVLWYVVGIHHVPCQEDFPIMPLLSTGFELRPTNFFERNPILKTLSPGIVKWPGCKTP from the exons ATGAAACTCTTCCACCACCTCTTATCACTACCGacactcttcttcttcttcttcttcttcttctgcttcCTTCAAGAAACAGTTTCCATTGGTCCCTTGCAACTGACACACCCATTTGACCCCTTAACAAAGCAAGAAATCACCCTCATCCAAACCATAGTCCTAAACAAATACCCGACCAAAACAAACCATGTCAAGTTCCACTACGTAGGACTGGACGACCCGGAAAAAGCCACTGTCCTCAAATGGGTCTCAACCGGCGCCGCAACCACACGCAACGCCTTCGTCATCGCCATCATAAACTCCCAAGTCCACGAGCTCACAATAAACCTACGATCCTCTCGGGTTCTCTCCGACAAGATCCACAGCGGAAACGGGTTCCCCACCTTAACGGTGGATGAGCAAAGCGACGCCTTGCAACTCCCCTTCAAGCACGGTCCCTTCGTGGAGTCCATTAAAAAGAGGGGCTTGAACTTGTCGGAAGTGGTGTGCTCCGGTTTCACCGTCGGATGGTACGGCGAAACCCAGAGCAACAAAAGGGTTCTGAGAATCGAGTGCTTCATGAAGGAAGAAACCGCCAATATCTACGTGAGACCCATCAACGGAATAACCATTCTGGCTGATCTTGAACAGATGAAGATCATTGATTATCATGATAACGCTGTTGAGCCTGTTCCCAAGGCGGAAAACACCGAATATCGAGCTTCGCATTTGAAACCACCGTTTGGTCCCAGGCTTCATTCTTTTGCCTCCTATCAACCCGACGGTTCTGGCTTCACCATCAAAGGACACAGTGTCAG CTGGGCGAATTGGAAGTTTCACATAGGATACGATGTTCGAGCAGGAGTGATAATTTCAACAGCATCAATCTACGACCCTGAAGTGCATAAATCTCGTTCAGTGTTATACAGAGGATACATTTCTGAACTATTCGTGCCATACCAGGATCCGAGCGAGGAATGGTATTACAAGACATTCTTCGATGCCGGTGAATTCGGGTTTGGTCAATCTATGGTTTCTTTGGAACCTTTGCATGATTGTCCTCCACATGCACAATTCCTAGATGCCTATGTTGTTGGAAGGGATGGAAGCCCTCAACTGTTGCAGAATGCAATCTGTGTGTTCGAACAGTATGGTGGTATCAGTTGGCGTCACACAGAAACAGGAATTCCTCACGAGGAT ATACGAGAGGTTAGATCTGACGTCACTCTGATAGTTAGATCAGTGGTTACAGTGGGAAACTACGACAACGTCTTGGATTGGGAGTTCAAAACAAGTGGTTCAATTAAGCCTGCT ATATCACTGTCGGGCATGTTGGAAATTAAGGCAGTGGACATTACTCACAATGATGAGATAAAGAGTGACCAACATGGCACATTGGTGTCAGAACACAGCATCGGAGTATACCACGATCATTACTACATATACCATCTTGATTTCGACATTGACGGTGTGGGAAACTCCTTTGTGAAGACCGATCTGAAGACTGTGGAAGTGAGTGAGCAGAGTTCGAAGAGAAAGAGCTATTGGACGACTAGTAGTGAGGTTGTGAAGAGTGAATCTGATGCAAAGATAAAACTAGGGTTTAGTCCGTCGGAGCTAGCAGTGGTGAACCCTAACAAGAAGACTTCCACCGGAAACGAGGTGGGGTACCGTTTGATTCCAAATGCAGCAGCTCATCCACTTCTGACCGAAGACGACTTTCCTCAAACACGTGGTGCCTTCACCAATTACAATGTTTGGGTTACACCTTACAATAGGACTGAGAAATGGGCCGGTGGATTATATGTTGATCAGAGCCGTGGAGATGATACGCTGGCTGTTTGGACTAAGCA GAACAGAGGTATTGAGAACAAGGACATTGTACTGTGGTACGTGGTTGGAATCCACCATGTTCCGTGTCAGGAGGATTTTCCTATAATGCCCTTGTTGAGCACTGGATTTGAATTGAGACCAACAAATTTCTTTGAGAGAAATCCCATTCTTAAGACTCTTTCTCCTGGGATTGTTAAGTGGCCAGGCTGTAAGACACCATAG